The following proteins come from a genomic window of Edaphobacter sp. 4G125:
- a CDS encoding sodium:solute symporter family protein codes for MNLYVSVLAVIVFTLLTVSLARLGKVKTKADYLVAGRSLPAFVLIFTLLSSWIGSGSLLGGAENAYNHGFVALWQAGGGWAGLLLIYFIAPRARKFAQFTIPDLLEARYNQTARVLGVIAILLTYTAITSYQFIGGGDILHLIFPDLVTPILGRYILAAFVIVFTMIAGMSSVAYMDLFIGLLATATMCLALPVLIHRAGGWPAVHAALPETHFQVLGDLSFIQCMELFLPTCLLLLGNQSMYQKFFSAKSEKDARTAVVGWIIGTVILETVIVAIAVTGSALFPTGEVSKAPREILAYCGMHGFGDASPALRLLGALLMGAIFAKIISTANNWLFSPATNLVNDIYVRYVNPKASNKKILIVSRLMVVLLGVWALFQSLGTESVLKKALYAYTIYSAALTPVILAAFFWRRATAAAAVASIAVGTVVTVSWEFVSPHLPAAIGHRDAIFPALVASLICLVAVSLTTTAPDSQQLKPFGVE; via the coding sequence ATGAATCTCTACGTCTCTGTTCTTGCAGTCATTGTCTTTACTCTGCTTACCGTTTCGCTGGCCCGCCTGGGCAAGGTGAAGACCAAGGCAGACTACCTCGTTGCCGGGCGATCCCTGCCGGCCTTTGTGCTGATCTTTACACTACTGTCGTCGTGGATCGGCTCCGGATCGCTGCTTGGAGGCGCAGAAAACGCCTATAACCACGGCTTTGTTGCCTTGTGGCAGGCTGGTGGAGGATGGGCAGGTCTGCTGCTGATCTACTTCATCGCTCCTCGCGCACGGAAGTTTGCCCAGTTCACGATTCCCGACCTGCTGGAGGCACGTTATAACCAGACTGCTCGCGTGTTGGGAGTGATTGCAATCCTACTGACCTACACGGCGATTACGAGCTATCAGTTCATCGGCGGCGGCGACATCCTGCACCTGATCTTTCCCGATCTCGTCACTCCGATTCTTGGCCGATATATTCTTGCGGCCTTTGTGATCGTCTTCACGATGATCGCGGGAATGTCTTCGGTGGCTTATATGGACTTGTTCATCGGATTGCTGGCAACAGCGACGATGTGCCTTGCACTGCCGGTGTTGATTCATCGGGCTGGCGGATGGCCGGCAGTCCATGCAGCCTTGCCAGAGACGCACTTTCAGGTTCTGGGTGATCTCAGCTTTATCCAATGTATGGAGCTTTTCCTGCCTACTTGCCTGCTGCTACTGGGTAATCAGTCGATGTACCAGAAGTTCTTTTCGGCGAAATCGGAGAAGGACGCACGGACTGCCGTCGTGGGATGGATCATCGGAACGGTGATTCTGGAAACGGTGATTGTCGCAATTGCTGTCACCGGGTCGGCCCTGTTTCCGACCGGCGAAGTTAGCAAGGCACCGCGAGAGATTCTGGCTTACTGCGGAATGCACGGTTTCGGAGATGCCTCCCCTGCTCTGCGCCTTCTTGGGGCGCTGCTGATGGGAGCAATCTTCGCCAAGATTATCTCGACGGCGAACAATTGGCTCTTCTCGCCTGCAACAAATCTGGTCAACGATATCTACGTCCGTTATGTGAATCCAAAGGCTTCCAATAAAAAGATCTTGATCGTAAGCCGATTGATGGTTGTTCTGCTTGGTGTCTGGGCACTGTTTCAATCCCTGGGAACGGAATCGGTGCTGAAGAAGGCGCTCTACGCCTATACGATCTACTCGGCAGCGCTGACCCCGGTGATCCTGGCAGCATTCTTCTGGCGTCGCGCGACGGCAGCAGCTGCAGTGGCCAGTATTGCAGTTGGAACGGTAGTTACGGTTTCGTGGGAGTTTGTGTCTCCCCATCTACCTGCCGCAATCGGACATCGGGATGCGATCTTTCCAGCATTAGTCGCCTCGCTGATCTGCCTGGTCGCAGTGAGCCTAACAACCACCGCGCCAGACTCGCAGCAACTCAAACCCTTCGGCGTGGAGTAG
- a CDS encoding allantoinase codes for MANLTLVYGMRLLPADEIARVGDAPIELKNGNQAQVTMHVLEGSREQIEAQLRMSLDAFFDFYPEI; via the coding sequence ATGGCAAATCTGACACTGGTCTATGGAATGAGGCTTTTACCCGCCGATGAGATCGCCCGCGTGGGAGATGCTCCGATCGAACTGAAGAATGGTAATCAGGCGCAGGTGACGATGCACGTCCTTGAGGGAAGCCGCGAGCAGATCGAAGCGCAACTCCGCATGAGCCTCGACGCTTTTTTCGACTTCTACCCCGAAATTTAG
- a CDS encoding NAD-dependent epimerase/dehydratase family protein — protein sequence MRILLAGASGAMGRTLLPMLVQQQHEVFGAFRNPAHRDLVQSLGATPVVLDALDADAVQARMAEIKPQAVLHQLTAIPARLDLRHFEREFEMTNRLRTEGTRNLATAAARTGVERFIAQSFAGWPYARRGITLKTEEDNLDPTPPPQMKSTLDAIETLEHTVLREQGFTGIVLRYGPFYGPHSSIAQDGAMVDEIRKHKVPIVGQGTGVWSFIHLHDAATATLAALSHAQRGIYNIVDDDPAPVVDWLPFLAQCVGAQPPRHLANWLAKIVVGEHAIALMNDIRGVSNAKAKTELHWTPRWSSWREGFREAL from the coding sequence ATGAGAATTCTTCTTGCCGGCGCATCTGGAGCTATGGGACGAACACTCCTCCCTATGCTGGTTCAGCAGCAGCACGAAGTCTTCGGAGCCTTTCGTAATCCTGCACATCGCGACCTCGTACAGTCTCTTGGAGCGACACCGGTTGTTCTGGATGCCCTGGATGCAGATGCCGTTCAGGCCCGCATGGCCGAGATCAAGCCACAGGCAGTTCTTCACCAGCTCACAGCGATTCCCGCTCGTCTCGATCTTCGTCACTTTGAGCGTGAGTTTGAGATGACCAATCGGCTTCGCACCGAAGGCACGCGCAACCTTGCCACCGCCGCAGCGCGGACAGGAGTGGAGCGGTTCATTGCACAGAGCTTTGCGGGTTGGCCTTATGCACGCAGAGGAATCACCCTTAAGACAGAAGAGGACAATCTCGATCCCACTCCTCCTCCTCAGATGAAGAGCACGCTGGATGCCATCGAAACCCTTGAACATACGGTTCTTCGCGAGCAGGGATTTACCGGCATTGTGCTTCGCTACGGCCCCTTCTATGGCCCGCACAGTTCCATTGCCCAGGATGGCGCTATGGTGGATGAAATTCGTAAACACAAAGTTCCAATCGTGGGTCAGGGAACTGGAGTGTGGTCTTTCATCCACCTTCATGATGCTGCAACAGCGACTCTGGCTGCGCTCAGCCATGCACAACGAGGCATCTACAACATCGTTGATGACGATCCCGCGCCTGTTGTGGACTGGCTGCCGTTTCTTGCCCAATGTGTCGGTGCACAGCCGCCGCGGCATCTTGCCAACTGGCTGGCAAAGATCGTTGTCGGAGAACATGCTATAGCGCTGATGAACGATATTCGCGGCGTCTCGAATGCCAAGGCGAAGACGGAACTCCATTGGACCCCGAGATGGAGCAGTTGGCGGGAAGGTTTTCGCGAAGCGTTGTAG
- the opgC gene encoding OpgC domain-containing protein: protein MRSKSSSAEILHALAPVRRPELDALRGLFLVWMTLTHLPTRMSELVNTPFGYVTSADGFVLLSAMLVSQIYLRRAAGDPERLRASLWKRAFRLYQYHLFMLTVAFTVVAAIAVRHHRIALTNLLDFYLAHPVVAIIGSLLLIYCPPLLDILPMYVLFLLLTPFILYLALRRGWTPIVLSSFTIWVLAQFGLRVLVHDIIVKVTHLPIPLQQTGAFDLFSWQWLWVAGLWIGARSDEGENPLRHIRGGWVALCAVLCVFFVALRHQWLGPHVTPQAFGYSLDKWRIGPLRMVNLVACAGVLYWSRRYVKRIVSREPFLTLGAASMEVFCTHLLFVFVGLAMLYNEVPELHGIYALLLLIGTFIGLIFVASRQVRRKQKERGMRSARAAT from the coding sequence ATGAGGAGTAAGAGTTCATCGGCGGAGATCCTCCATGCCCTCGCGCCAGTCCGCCGGCCTGAACTGGATGCTCTACGCGGCCTCTTTCTGGTTTGGATGACACTCACTCATCTGCCAACACGGATGAGCGAGTTGGTGAATACTCCCTTCGGCTATGTCACCTCGGCGGACGGCTTCGTCCTGCTTTCGGCCATGCTGGTAAGCCAGATCTACTTGCGCAGAGCTGCGGGCGATCCTGAACGTCTCCGCGCCTCCTTGTGGAAGCGCGCTTTCCGGCTTTATCAGTACCACCTGTTCATGCTCACCGTGGCTTTTACGGTAGTGGCGGCGATTGCTGTTCGGCACCATCGGATTGCTCTGACGAATCTATTGGACTTCTATCTGGCACACCCGGTTGTCGCCATTATCGGCTCGCTGTTACTGATCTATTGCCCGCCATTGCTGGACATCCTGCCGATGTATGTCCTGTTTCTGCTGCTGACCCCGTTTATTCTTTACCTTGCTCTGCGGAGGGGATGGACGCCGATCGTTCTCTCGAGCTTCACTATCTGGGTGCTGGCGCAGTTTGGTCTGCGTGTGTTGGTGCACGACATCATCGTAAAGGTAACGCACCTTCCCATTCCGCTGCAGCAGACAGGGGCCTTCGACCTCTTCAGCTGGCAGTGGCTCTGGGTTGCGGGGCTGTGGATCGGCGCACGCTCTGATGAGGGCGAAAATCCGCTTCGACATATCCGAGGCGGGTGGGTGGCATTGTGCGCTGTGCTTTGCGTCTTCTTTGTTGCCTTGCGACACCAGTGGCTTGGGCCGCACGTGACACCACAGGCCTTTGGCTACTCATTGGATAAGTGGCGCATCGGGCCACTCCGGATGGTGAATCTCGTGGCCTGCGCCGGGGTGCTTTATTGGTCGCGAAGGTACGTCAAACGCATCGTCTCCCGCGAGCCTTTCCTGACACTGGGAGCCGCCTCGATGGAGGTCTTCTGCACACATCTGCTCTTTGTTTTCGTCGGATTGGCGATGCTCTATAACGAGGTACCGGAGCTGCACGGTATTTACGCTCTGCTTCTATTGATCGGAACATTTATTGGCCTGATCTTCGTTGCCAGCCGGCAAGTGCGACGCAAACAGAAGGAACGAGGTATGCGGAGCGCGCGTGCTGCCACTTGA
- the trxB gene encoding thioredoxin-disulfide reductase, with protein sequence MSENTTRDTVILGSGCSGLTAAIYTARANLKPLVLEGHEPGGQLSITTLVENFPGWPEGIQGPELIENMKKQAVRFGAELKMAHLNSIDLTKRPFTLSIGKETIHTRTVIIASGASARWLNLPSEQALIGHGVSSCATCDGFFFSGKEIAVIGGGDSAMEEALFLTRFATKVTLINRSEHFRASKIMLDRAVAHPQIKFLTNTVVEEVLGVEEKDVKGLRLKNRVNGEESTLPVSAMFLGIGHEPNARAFTGMLDLDNDGYILTKNNVFTTKNGEIIPGVFACGDIQDRRYRQAITAAGSGCMAALEVEKYLEEHGH encoded by the coding sequence ATGAGCGAAAACACGACTCGCGATACTGTCATCCTCGGCTCCGGATGCTCGGGGCTTACTGCTGCTATCTATACGGCCCGGGCCAATCTGAAGCCCCTGGTGCTGGAAGGACATGAACCTGGCGGTCAACTCTCGATCACGACCCTAGTGGAGAACTTCCCCGGCTGGCCGGAGGGTATCCAGGGCCCGGAACTGATCGAGAACATGAAGAAGCAAGCTGTCCGCTTTGGTGCTGAACTAAAGATGGCACACCTGAACTCCATCGATCTGACCAAGCGTCCCTTTACGTTGAGCATTGGCAAGGAGACGATCCATACCCGAACCGTGATCATCGCCTCGGGTGCAAGCGCTCGCTGGTTGAACCTTCCCAGCGAGCAGGCCCTGATCGGACACGGCGTCAGCTCGTGCGCGACCTGTGATGGCTTTTTCTTCTCCGGCAAGGAGATTGCCGTCATCGGCGGTGGTGATTCGGCGATGGAAGAGGCTCTCTTTCTGACGCGCTTTGCCACAAAGGTCACCCTGATCAATCGCAGTGAGCACTTCCGCGCTTCGAAGATCATGCTTGATCGAGCGGTGGCTCATCCACAGATCAAGTTCCTCACCAACACCGTAGTGGAAGAGGTCCTCGGTGTAGAGGAGAAGGACGTCAAAGGACTGCGCCTGAAGAACAGAGTCAACGGAGAAGAATCGACCCTTCCCGTCTCTGCGATGTTTCTTGGTATCGGTCACGAGCCGAATGCCAGGGCATTTACAGGAATGCTGGACCTCGATAACGACGGCTACATCCTCACCAAGAACAACGTCTTCACGACGAAGAATGGCGAGATCATTCCAGGCGTTTTTGCCTGCGGAGACATTCAGGACCGCCGTTATCGTCAGGCGATCACCGCAGCTGGATCAGGCTGCATGGCTGCGCTCGAGGTCGAGAAGTACCTCGAGGAACACGGTCACTGA
- a CDS encoding GGDEF domain-containing protein, which produces MNINLLPDLAAMATLLAILYFLRRRHLQEGVGLWFVGLLFIFLEALAHAFYTVSGPRHIPSHIIALDSYLAAGIIFLWAASKELFPRRATLIYLVANTLALAALQTTYALDVRRPVPYQVIAVGGLIIGLATPVFLCRGLRLSKAWWLVFAQIVLWVSVWTYASNLMFRDAAYTALFLLYLVTAIVFGLSLPRGSLGRIAIVLGFVVWSLVFLFHSWVSNRPQYIDFASEIWDWQKFLVTIGMLLVMLERQVASNEWFALHDQLTGLPNRRYFENKLDEAVLQSQRTGMRIAVLMIDLNGFKIINDTYGHEIGDRLLQHVAHHLRRVIRSTDTLARLGGDEFIVIATDLPKDMPSEQIVEMTTSRILEAIERPFHTGGETFTVGGSVGVSLYPDDTTDEVLLRRLADQRMYQQKRQVPLTYA; this is translated from the coding sequence ATGAATATTAATCTTCTGCCTGACCTGGCAGCAATGGCCACGTTACTGGCGATTTTGTATTTTTTGCGACGACGCCATCTCCAGGAAGGCGTCGGGCTGTGGTTTGTCGGCCTGCTTTTTATCTTTCTGGAAGCACTTGCTCATGCTTTTTATACGGTTTCGGGACCACGGCATATCCCGTCGCATATCATCGCCCTCGATTCCTATCTAGCCGCAGGCATCATCTTTCTCTGGGCAGCATCGAAAGAGCTTTTCCCTCGCCGGGCGACCCTGATCTATCTGGTCGCCAATACTCTGGCGCTGGCAGCGCTTCAGACGACCTATGCGCTGGATGTGCGCCGTCCGGTTCCATACCAGGTGATTGCGGTCGGCGGTTTGATCATCGGTCTGGCAACGCCGGTCTTCCTGTGCCGCGGTCTACGACTGAGCAAGGCGTGGTGGTTGGTCTTCGCTCAGATCGTACTGTGGGTTTCGGTTTGGACCTATGCATCAAACCTGATGTTTCGAGACGCGGCGTACACTGCGCTGTTTCTGCTTTATCTTGTAACGGCCATCGTCTTCGGCCTTAGCCTACCTCGAGGAAGTCTGGGCAGGATCGCGATCGTTCTGGGATTTGTAGTCTGGTCGCTAGTCTTCTTGTTTCATTCCTGGGTCTCGAACCGCCCCCAATACATCGATTTCGCTTCCGAGATATGGGACTGGCAGAAGTTCCTGGTAACGATTGGCATGCTGCTGGTGATGTTGGAACGCCAGGTCGCCAGCAACGAGTGGTTTGCGCTACACGATCAGCTGACCGGTCTGCCAAACCGGCGCTACTTCGAAAACAAGCTGGATGAGGCGGTTCTACAATCTCAGCGCACCGGGATGCGGATTGCAGTCCTGATGATTGACCTGAATGGCTTCAAAATCATCAATGACACGTATGGACACGAGATCGGGGACCGGTTGTTGCAGCATGTCGCACATCATCTACGCCGCGTGATTCGTTCCACTGACACTCTGGCGAGGTTGGGTGGCGACGAGTTCATCGTCATCGCCACAGATCTTCCGAAAGATATGCCATCTGAACAGATCGTAGAGATGACGACCTCCCGCATCCTCGAGGCAATCGAACGGCCCTTTCATACCGGAGGAGAGACATTCACAGTTGGAGGAAGCGTGGGTGTTTCGCTCTATCCAGACGACACCACGGATGAGGTCCTGCTGCGGCGACTGGCAGACCAGCGAATGTATCAACAGAAACGTCAGGTGCCTCTTACCTATGCCTGA